One genomic segment of Musa acuminata AAA Group cultivar baxijiao chromosome BXJ3-3, Cavendish_Baxijiao_AAA, whole genome shotgun sequence includes these proteins:
- the LOC135633189 gene encoding uncharacterized protein LOC135633189 → MTMNARLHVNDREASARNVNPGPAFLLIQLISTYEGGKTSQELIGRLSLMSSTNTPMSIGLLHAVMSLVSTCSARMARAARKLSRRRCNVIPSARGKKMAVEEDANGELEDGGDGVWRRSILMGEKCQPLDFSGVIYYDADGRRLSEVPTQRSPLRSPLPSLPLKAPMTAN, encoded by the coding sequence ATGACCATGAACGCACGGCTCCATGTAAACGACAGGGAAGCAAGTGCAAGAAACGTGAACCCCGGACCTGCCTTCCTGCTCATCCAGCTTATAAGTACGTACGAGGGAGGGAAGACGTCACAGGAACTGATCGGAAGACTGTCCTTGATGAGTTCCACAAACACGCCCATGTCGATCGGGCTGCTCCACGCGGTGATGTCCCTGGTTTCCACCTGCTCCGCACGCATGGCGCGCGCAGCCAGGAAGCTGTCCAGGCGCCGGTGCAACGTCATCCCTTCCGCCCGCGGGAAGAAGATGGCCGTCGAGGAGGACGCCAACGGCGAGCTGGAGGACGGCGGGGACGGGGTGTGGCGGAGGTCGATACTGATGGGGGAGAAGTGCCAGCCGCTGGACTTCTCCGGGGTCATTTACTATGACGCGGACGGGCGGCGGCTCTCTGAGGTGCCGACGCAGCGCTCGCCGCTAAGGAGCCCCTTGCCTTCCTTGCCGCTGAAGGCTCCGATGACCGCCAATTAG